From a single Kryptolebias marmoratus isolate JLee-2015 linkage group LG17, ASM164957v2, whole genome shotgun sequence genomic region:
- the wdr24 gene encoding GATOR complex protein WDR24, which translates to MEKMSRVTTALGSSAISGRTMFCHLDAPANAISVCRDATQVVVAGRNIFKIYGLEEEQFVEKLNLRVGRKPSLNFSCADVMWHQVEDSLLATAATNGAVVTWNLGKPSRNKQDQLFTEHKRTVNKVCFHPTEVYMLLSGSQDGFMKCFDLRKKESVSTFSGQSESVRDVQFSMKDYFTFAASFENGNVQLWDIRRPDRFERMFTAHTGPVFCCDWHPDDRGWLATGGRDKMVKVWDMTTNRVKEIYCVQTIASVARVKWRPERKFHLATCSMMVDHNIYVWDIRRPFIPFATFEEHKDVTTGIVWRHQHDPHFLLSGSKDSTLYQHMFEDATRPVDMANPEGLCFGLMGDLAFAVNDSLISSDANRKPYPGGDRRYPFFSFKRPNLTEQFAHVSSALSVFETDLDSHRMDWFVKTAQLYLLSGKSFAELCDHNAKVAQELKRPQVSTTWTMLRIMFSDPANLAAPAPNLNLSKLGSLPLMNSFSMKEMGPGMGTDGRLERSKGESRQDNIHLEPGNSHISNNNEENEETEGSDGPVENMFADVELDDDDLYSMEQDNQAAEEQEYTLPQEAFQLRHEIMDNPSAPEHLQQDKADSPHVSGNEAEVTCLTPIESFSLISISQPLFSPHLPASFFCPIVREMLSYYAEQGDVQMAVSVLIVMGERIRKEIDDLTQEHWYMSYIDLLQRFELWNVSNEVIKLSTCNAITCLNQTSTTLHINCSNCKRPMSNKGWICDRCRQCASVCAVCHHVVKGLFVWCQGCSHGGHLEHIMNWLKSSTHCPAGCGHLCEYT; encoded by the exons ATGGAGAAAATGTCACGGGTTACCACGGCCCTCGGCAGCAGCGCCATCAGTGGCCGAACCATGTTCTGCCACCTGGACGCTCCGGCCAACGCCATCAGCGTGTGTCGGGATGCCACGCAGGTGGTCGTCGCTGGACGCAACATCTTCAAGATCTAcgggctggaggaggagcagttCGTGGAGAAGCTGAACCTGCGCGTCGGGCGCAAACCGTCCCTGAACTTTAGCTGCGCCGACGTCATGTGGCACCAGGTGGAGGACAGCCTGCTGGCCACGGCCGCCACGAACGGAGCGGTGGTCACGTGGAACCTGGGAAAGCCTTCGCGCAACAAGCAGGACCAGCTGTTCACTGAGCACAAACGCACCGTCAATAAGGTGTGCTTCCACCCGACAGAGGTCTACATGCTGCTGAGTGGCTCACAGGACGGCTTCATGAAGTGCTTCGACCTGCGCAAGAAGGAGTCTGTCAGCACGTTCTCAG GTCAGTCGGAGAGCGTGAGAGACGTTCAGTTCAGCATGAAGGATTATTTCACATTTGCTGCTTCCTTTGAAAACGGTAACGTCCAGCTGTGGGACATCAGACGACCAGATCGCTTTGAGAGAATGTTCACTGCCCACACTGGCCCTGTGTTCTGCTGCGACTGGCATCCCGATGACAG AGGTTGGTTGGCCACGGGAGGTAGAGACAAGATGGTGAAGGTTTGGGACATGACCACAAACCGAGTCAAGGAGATCTACTGTGTCCAGACAATCGCGTCGGTGGCTCGGGTTAAATGGCGTCCGGAGAGGAAGTTTCACTTGGCCACCTGCTCGATGATGGTGGACCACAACATCTACGTGTGGGACATTCGCCGACCTTTCATTCCCTTCGCCACTTTTGAGGAACACAAAGACGTGACCACCGGTATTGTGTGGCGCCACCAGCATGATCCTCATTTCCTGCTCTCCGGCTCTAAAGACAGCACTCTCTACCAGCACATGTTTGAAGACGCCACACGTCCTGTGGACATGGCCAATCCTGAGGGCCTGTGCTTCGGACTGATGGGCGATTTGGCCTTTGCAGTGAACGACAGTCTGATCAGCAGTGATGCCAACAGGAAGCCCTATCCCGGAGGTGACCGCCGCTACCCCTTCTTCTCCTTCAAGAGGcccaacctgacagaacagTTTGCTCACGTGTCCAGTGCTCTTAGCGTCTTTGAGACAGACTTGGACAGCCACCGCATGGACTGGTTTGTCAAGACAGCACAACTCTATCTCCTCAGTGGAAAGTCGTTTGCTGAGCTGTGTGATCACAACGCCAAGGTGGCCCAGGAGCTCAAAAGACCTCAg GTTTCTACTACATGGACCATGCTGAGAATTATGTTCTCTGACCCAGCGAACTTGGCTGCACCAGCTCCTAACCTCAACCTCAGTAAACTCGGCTCCTTGCCCTTAATGAACAG TTTCAGCATGAAGGAAATGGGTCCGGGGATGGGCACAGACGGCAGACTGGAGCGCAGTAAAGGTGAAAGCAGGCAGGATAACATCCACCTGGAGCCTGGGAATTCACACATAAGCAATAATAATGAAG aAAACGAGGAGACGGAGGGCAGCGACGGCCCTGTGGAGAACATGTTTGCTGATGTGGAGTTGGATGACGACGACCTTTATTCCATGGAGCAGGACAACCAAGCGG CGGAAGAGCAGGAGTACACGTTGCCCCAGGAGGCGTTTCAGCTGCGCCACGAGATCATGGACAATCCATCAGCGCCGGAGCACCTCCAGCAGGACAAGGCCGACTCGCCGCACGTCAGCGGCAACGAGGCGGAGGTCACCTGTCTGACGCCCATCGAGTCCTTCTCCCTCATCTCCATCTCCCAGCCGCTGTTCAGCCCACACCTGCCCGCCAGCTTCTTCTGCCCCATCGTGCGCGAGATGCTGAGCTACTACGCCGAGCAGGGCGACGTGCAGATGGCCGTGTCCGTGCTCATCGTCATGGGGGAAAGGATTCGCAAGGAGATTGACGACCTCACCCAG gaGCACTGGTACATGTCCTACATAGACCTGCTGCAGCGGTTTGAGCTTTGGAACGTGTCCAACGAGGTGATCAAGCTGAGTACGTGCAACGCCATCACCTGCCTCAACCAGACGTCCACAACTCTGCACATCAACTGCAGCAACTGCAAGCGACCCATGAGCAACAAGGGATGGATCTGTGACAG GTGCCGTCAGTGTGCCAGTGTTTGTGCGGTGTGCCACCACGTGGTGAAGGGGCTGTTCGTGTGGTGCCAGGGCTGCAGCCACGGAGGACATTTGGAGCACATTATGAACTGGCTGAAGAGCAGCACCCACTGCCCCGCCGGCTGCGGTCACCTGTGCGAGTACACGTGA